A single region of the Triticum dicoccoides isolate Atlit2015 ecotype Zavitan chromosome 2B, WEW_v2.0, whole genome shotgun sequence genome encodes:
- the LOC119368025 gene encoding uncharacterized protein LOC119368025, with product MARSGRDRFLRCRRRRRPQVVHGDDRISALSDDLLLDILGRLDTRTVLGTGMLSKRWAGLPRELPVLDFSVGDILPPRYHRWVLLHRDPEVAGFHHKSGAAKVQKAMRHIRRYERRAMRALTSSVERLSDAAAGRRVSRLTLEFFSTHNTGCINRLISRAIDAWEVRDVVAVAKPVYSQRRKFHAFPSQGICDAPHASRVRSLKLGGCALPPLRGHGALAVLVLQDTPISTPVSAYEGIFTSCPQLQVLHLISCCSAGIGQITVDAPGSDLRELVVDNCVGFIGIGLRALPRLERLASLGTRVSFETASFPCLRRCNLALCRGITEATARRYSVPRTKLELGSFVGCIPDVTDMIIRFTGPDRRIVPSVSSPALLPNLRRLLVADVPRCWDVSWPRLLLETAPSLETLHVHIAPPCKEEEEPSGDEISWQPAMLGHRHLKEFVMAGFEGTERQVYLVRFVMGVCSTALRHVAMLKKGHVRDKGHWDWEMVTQQQQNSQWTDDEKDKTLKQIMSGVPSSSTASPVIVFG from the coding sequence ATGGCTAGGAGCGGGAGGGATCGATTcctgcgctgccgccgccgccggcggccgcaGGTGGTCCACGGTGATGACCGGATTAGCGCCCTATCCGACGATCTCCTGCTCGACATCCTGGGCCGCCTTGACACCCGCACGGTTCTCGGCACCGGGATGCTCTCCAAGCGCTGGGCCGGCCTCCCCCGCGAGCTCCCCGTCCTCGACTTCAGCGTCGGGGACATACTCCCGCCGCGCTACCACCGATGGGTCCTCCTTCATCGGGACCCCGAGGTAGCCGGTTTCCACCACAAATCCGGCGCGGCAAAGGTGCAGAAGGCCATGCGTCACATCAGGAGGTACGAGCGGCGCGCCATGCGCGCCTTGACCAGCTCCGTGGAGCGCCTCTCGGACGCGGCGGCTGGCCGGAGGGTCAGCAGGCTGACGCTCGAGTTCTTCTCGACCCACAACACCGGCTGCATCAACCGGCTCATCTCCAGGGCCATCGATGCTTGGGAGGTCCGTGACGTCGTGGCCGTCGCTAAGCCGGTCTACTCGCAACGCCGAAAGTTCCACGCCTTCCCCAGCCAGGGCATCTGCGACGCCCCGCACGCGTCACGCGTGCGAAGCCTCAAACTCGGAGGCTGCGCGCTCCCGCCGCTGCGCGGGCACGGCGCGCTCGCCGTGCTCGTCCTGCAGGACACGCCGATTTCGACGCCCGTGTCGGCGTACGAGGGCATCTTCACCTCGTGCCCGCAGCTGCAGGTGCTCCACCTCATCTCCTGCTGCAGCGCCGGCATTGGGCAGATCACCGTGGACGCCCCCGGGTCAGACCTGAGGGAGCTCGTCGTCGACAACTGCGTCGGGTTCATAGGGATAGGCCTGCGGGCTCTTCCCAGGCTCGAGCGGCTGGCCTCCCTGGGCACCAGAGTGAGCTTCGAGACCGCCTCGTTTCCCTGCCTCAGGCGATGCAACCTCGCCCTGtgcaggggcatcacggaggcaacgGCTCGCCGATACTCTGTGCCACGCACGAAGCTGGAGCTTGGCTCGTTTGTGGGGTGCATCCCGGACGTCACGGACATGATCATTCGGTTCACTGGACCTGACAGACGGATCGTGCCGTCCGTTTCTTCGCCGGCGCTGCTACCAAATCTCCGGCGGCTGCTGGTCGCCGACGTGCCTCGGTGCTGGGACGTCTCGTGGCCGCGTCTCCTCCTTGAGACGGCGCCTTCCCTCGAGACCCTCCATGTCCACATTGCCCCGCCTTGCAAAGAGGAAGAGGAGCCCAGCGGCGATGAGATATCGTGGCAGCCCGCCATGCTCGGGCACCGGCACCTCAAAGAGTTTGTGATGGCTGGTTTTGAGGGGACGGAGAGGCAGGTTTACCTCGTCAGGTTTGTCATGGGAGTGTGCAGCACGGCGTTGCGCCATGTCGCCATGCTCAAGAAGGGGCATGTCCGGGACAAGGGGCACTGGGACTGGGAGATGGTGACGCAGCAGCAGCAGAACTCGCAGTGGACCGACGATGAGAAGGACAAGACGCTTAAGCAGATCATGAGCGGGGTTCCTTCTTCCTCAACCGCTTCTCCAGTTATAGTTTTTGGCTGA